One Opitutaceae bacterium DNA window includes the following coding sequences:
- a CDS encoding MFS transporter: protein MTAKTLHPHRLTWLCYGSMMALAIGLNLLPVFLTSISATYGGSEGLSGEELGRLGAMAFAGLVLGILITGPLADRYGAKLFAQLGNLLTILSLLLAAWAPTYLLLSLSLFLLGSAAGMLDMILSPIVAALNPERRTVAMNWLHSFYCIGAVVTILAGMLVRQAGGGWTTACLALIPLPLFLSLAFAPLRFPSLQAEGAVRTRLRTLLKGRWFVLALVAIFLGGATELGMAQWLPAYAETALGFPIWMAGGSLLAFSLAMAAGRIFVGILGHRVGPFQIVFWACASSTVLFAGASFLPSPVGALACCIGVGFTGSALWPTILAMTADRYPNGGATMYSALAAFGNAGGIFMPWVVGWVADRSDLHWGLFVSALAPFLMLPLVVAMSRGSRTSG from the coding sequence GTGACGGCCAAAACCCTCCACCCACACCGGCTGACCTGGCTCTGCTATGGCTCGATGATGGCCCTCGCCATCGGGCTCAACCTGCTGCCGGTCTTTCTGACTTCGATCAGCGCAACCTATGGGGGAAGCGAGGGGCTCAGCGGTGAAGAACTCGGGCGGCTGGGTGCGATGGCTTTCGCCGGGCTTGTTCTCGGCATCCTCATCACCGGCCCACTGGCCGACCGATACGGCGCCAAACTCTTCGCTCAATTGGGAAATCTGCTCACGATCCTGAGCCTGCTCCTGGCGGCGTGGGCGCCGACCTACCTCCTCCTCAGCCTGTCCCTCTTTCTCCTCGGAAGTGCCGCGGGTATGCTGGACATGATCCTGAGTCCGATCGTCGCGGCCCTCAATCCGGAGCGACGGACGGTCGCCATGAACTGGCTCCACTCCTTCTACTGCATTGGCGCCGTCGTGACCATTCTCGCCGGGATGCTCGTGCGACAGGCCGGAGGCGGATGGACCACCGCCTGCCTCGCCCTCATTCCACTGCCGCTCTTTCTCAGTCTGGCCTTCGCTCCATTGAGGTTTCCGTCGCTCCAGGCCGAAGGGGCGGTCCGCACCCGTTTGCGAACGTTGCTCAAAGGCCGATGGTTTGTTCTCGCTCTGGTCGCCATCTTCCTCGGTGGCGCAACCGAGCTCGGCATGGCGCAGTGGCTGCCGGCCTATGCGGAGACTGCCCTGGGCTTTCCAATCTGGATGGCGGGCGGTTCCCTCCTCGCCTTCTCCCTGGCCATGGCCGCCGGCCGGATATTCGTCGGCATCCTCGGCCACCGGGTCGGGCCCTTTCAGATCGTCTTCTGGGCCTGCGCGAGCTCAACGGTGCTCTTCGCGGGAGCATCCTTTCTCCCCTCCCCGGTGGGGGCCCTCGCCTGCTGCATCGGGGTCGGCTTCACCGGCAGTGCCCTCTGGCCGACCATCCTGGCCATGACGGCCGATCGGTATCCAAATGGTGGAGCCACCATGTACAGTGCCCTCGCCGCATTCGGAAACGCCGGGGGGATTTTCATGCCATGGGTCGTAGGCTGGGTCGCGGACCGGAGTGATCTTCACTGGGGCCTCTTCGTTTCGGCCCTCGCCCCATTTCTCATGCTTCCGCTCGTCGTCGCCATGAGCCGGGGATCGAGAACCTCCGGATAG
- a CDS encoding nuclease-related domain-containing protein encodes MNWITHFGVSLLFAVPAIGYVYDLKQRKVKLNRRYADPFRDQLLRPPGESTRLRIGELEEELDDIIVQFLFWTLGMSLVFGLTTRMMPPHQMVVTGALLLALAVPLAMLQGRKLVRLIRILQRMRLGFAGERAVGEELNQMLADGYQVFHDVPMSGFNVDHVVVGPTGAFAVETKARRKPKLGSQTPEYRVRYDGQKLVFPRWTEKRCLEQAKRQAAGLSEFLSGATGEPVSVSPIVALPGWFVEASVRGDPAVLNPRNIRNFVTSKDPVLADSAIERICHQLDQRCRS; translated from the coding sequence ATGAACTGGATCACCCATTTCGGCGTCAGCCTGCTCTTTGCCGTGCCGGCCATTGGATACGTCTATGACCTGAAGCAGCGGAAGGTGAAACTCAACCGCCGCTATGCCGATCCCTTCCGCGACCAGCTCCTGCGACCGCCCGGTGAGAGCACGCGTCTGCGTATCGGGGAATTGGAGGAGGAACTTGATGACATCATTGTCCAGTTCCTTTTCTGGACCCTCGGGATGAGCCTGGTCTTTGGGCTCACCACGAGGATGATGCCGCCGCACCAGATGGTGGTGACGGGGGCTCTCCTCCTGGCCCTGGCAGTCCCCCTGGCAATGCTTCAGGGACGCAAGCTTGTCCGGCTGATCCGGATCCTCCAGCGGATGCGCCTCGGCTTTGCCGGGGAACGCGCCGTGGGTGAGGAACTCAATCAAATGCTGGCCGATGGGTATCAGGTTTTCCATGACGTTCCGATGAGCGGGTTCAATGTCGACCACGTCGTTGTCGGACCGACCGGAGCCTTCGCGGTTGAGACCAAGGCGAGGCGCAAGCCGAAGCTGGGCAGCCAGACCCCGGAATACCGGGTCAGGTACGATGGACAAAAGCTGGTCTTTCCCCGCTGGACCGAGAAGCGCTGCCTGGAGCAGGCCAAACGGCAGGCCGCCGGTCTTTCGGAATTCCTTTCCGGTGCGACCGGGGAACCGGTGTCGGTTTCACCGATAGTGGCGTTGCCGGGATGGTTTGTGGAGGCGTCGGTCCGGGGTGACCCGGCCGTCCTTAATCCCAGGAATATCCGGAACTTCGTGACCTCCAAGGATCCGGTCCTTGCGGATTCCGCCATCGAGCGCATCTGCCACCAGCTGGATCAGCGTTGCCGGAGTTGA
- a CDS encoding iron dependent repressor, metal binding and dimerization domain protein translates to MRQRFKVEDALKQFHRAEYEGRMVVADVLSGSVVRNLEEAGILLARLQEDGFIEPAGRGFRLTESGRRYALQVVRAHRLFETWLARETGTEAASWHRKAEQAEHLLSAEETEALSASLGHPRFDPHGDPIPTRHLTLPELGEIALLEADPDTLVRITHIEDEPATVFRKIASMGLAPGVILKVRRSGGRDVEIEAESRTHRLSRVEAAHIQVVAEAEEDAIQADWIRLSELRDGEGATIRALSAVCQGAERLRLLDLGVVPGSRVRVDLTGPFSSPRGYRIRGTLVGLRHDQSENIFVARDTAI, encoded by the coding sequence ATGAGGCAACGCTTCAAAGTTGAGGATGCGCTGAAGCAGTTCCACCGCGCCGAATATGAGGGGCGCATGGTGGTGGCGGATGTGCTCTCGGGTTCGGTCGTCCGGAACCTGGAGGAAGCCGGTATCCTGCTGGCCCGTCTGCAGGAGGATGGATTCATTGAACCGGCCGGACGGGGCTTTCGTTTGACCGAGTCCGGGCGCCGCTATGCCCTGCAGGTCGTCCGCGCCCACCGGCTCTTTGAAACCTGGCTGGCCCGGGAAACCGGGACCGAGGCGGCTTCGTGGCACAGGAAGGCCGAGCAGGCCGAACACCTTCTCTCTGCGGAAGAGACCGAGGCACTCTCGGCCAGTCTCGGTCACCCACGTTTTGACCCGCACGGGGATCCCATCCCGACCCGACACCTGACCCTTCCGGAACTGGGTGAGATCGCCCTGCTCGAAGCGGATCCCGACACGCTCGTTCGCATCACCCACATTGAGGATGAGCCCGCGACCGTCTTTCGCAAGATTGCCTCGATGGGCCTCGCCCCGGGCGTCATTCTCAAGGTCCGCCGATCTGGAGGTCGGGATGTCGAAATCGAGGCGGAGAGTCGAACTCATCGCCTGAGTCGGGTCGAGGCCGCCCATATCCAGGTCGTGGCGGAAGCCGAGGAGGATGCCATCCAGGCGGACTGGATCCGTCTTTCCGAACTGCGGGATGGGGAGGGGGCCACCATCCGCGCGCTTTCCGCCGTCTGCCAGGGTGCCGAGCGGCTGCGGCTGCTGGATCTGGGTGTCGTTCCCGGGAGTCGGGTCCGTGTGGATCTGACGGGTCCCTTCAGCTCCCCCCGTGGCTATCGGATTCGCGGTACCCTGGTCGGCCTGCGTCACGATCAATCCGAGAACATCTTCGTCGCCCGCGACACCGCGATATGA
- the feoB gene encoding ferrous iron transport protein B produces the protein MSALPSPACATCPVASAAMERLGIDIKGVDFVIALAGNPNTGKSTIFNRLTGLRQHTGNWPGKTIARAEGGFSFGGSRYKVVDLPGTYSLLSASPDEEVARDFILFGRPDVTLVVVDATALERNLNLTLQILQISERPVVCLNLMDEARMHGIEIDVEGLSKALGVPVVPTAARQGVGIPKLLETIHQVAAGEIRPQGRRWSPNIPGLDGALTPLVGHIRKAYPGLRHPDWIALRLLQGDRSIEEAVMDGRLTSLAAEEGDGPVSEDALSGPALIEEADRLRWRVPRGFHDKTVEDIYRQSAGLARDYSRDAGDSARLRWQQRVDRILTNRWTGFPVMMLIFAAVLWITIIGANKPSAMLASLLIETLHPILKDFVTWAHFPWWLGGVLVDGMYLTTAWVVSVMLPPMAIFFPLFTILEDLGYLPRVAFNLDRVFQSVGAHGKQALTLSMGFGCNAAGVIAARVIDSPRERLIAIITNNFALCNGRWPTQILIAAVFVGALVPPALSGIAATGTVFGVAMLGILLTFGTSWLLSRTILRGQASSFSLELPPYRPPRILNTLYTSLIDRTIFVLWRAIVFALPAGAAIWLIGNITIADQSVAVWMIGGLDPIGLFLGLNGVILVAYIVAIPANEIVIPTILMLTVLVTGLTGVGEQGAGVMFETGNSALRQLLVAGGWTTLTAICLLLFSLCHNPCSTTIYTIYRETKSVKWTAVATILPVVYGVIICAAVAWSWRWLG, from the coding sequence ATGAGTGCTCTGCCGTCACCCGCCTGTGCCACCTGTCCGGTCGCGTCGGCAGCCATGGAACGCCTCGGCATCGACATCAAGGGGGTTGATTTCGTGATCGCCCTCGCCGGAAATCCCAATACCGGGAAGAGCACCATTTTCAACCGTCTGACCGGATTGCGCCAGCATACCGGCAACTGGCCGGGGAAGACCATTGCCCGGGCGGAAGGCGGTTTCTCCTTTGGAGGAAGTCGCTACAAGGTCGTCGACCTGCCGGGTACCTACTCGCTGCTCTCCGCGTCCCCGGACGAGGAAGTCGCCCGCGATTTCATCCTTTTCGGCCGACCGGATGTCACCCTCGTGGTGGTCGACGCGACCGCCCTCGAACGCAATCTTAACCTGACCCTGCAGATCCTGCAGATTTCCGAGCGCCCGGTGGTCTGTCTCAACCTGATGGACGAGGCGCGGATGCATGGAATCGAGATCGATGTGGAGGGTCTTTCCAAAGCTCTCGGGGTGCCGGTTGTCCCGACTGCCGCCCGTCAGGGCGTGGGCATTCCAAAACTGCTCGAGACCATTCACCAGGTCGCTGCCGGAGAGATCCGCCCGCAGGGTCGGAGATGGTCACCAAACATCCCGGGCCTGGACGGAGCCCTGACTCCCCTGGTTGGCCATATCCGGAAGGCCTATCCGGGGCTCCGCCATCCCGATTGGATCGCCCTGCGCCTGCTTCAGGGCGACCGTTCGATCGAGGAAGCGGTCATGGACGGTCGTCTGACCTCACTCGCAGCCGAAGAAGGAGACGGTCCGGTTTCCGAAGACGCCCTCTCCGGTCCGGCCCTGATCGAGGAGGCCGATCGCCTGCGTTGGCGGGTTCCCCGCGGATTCCATGACAAGACGGTCGAGGATATCTATCGCCAGTCGGCGGGACTGGCCCGCGACTACAGCCGCGACGCGGGCGACTCGGCCCGTCTTCGCTGGCAACAACGGGTCGACCGCATCCTGACCAATCGCTGGACAGGGTTTCCGGTCATGATGCTGATCTTCGCAGCCGTGCTCTGGATCACCATCATCGGGGCCAACAAACCGTCGGCCATGCTGGCCTCGCTACTGATCGAGACACTCCATCCCATACTGAAGGATTTCGTGACCTGGGCGCACTTCCCCTGGTGGCTGGGCGGGGTTCTGGTCGACGGGATGTACCTGACCACGGCCTGGGTGGTCTCCGTCATGCTTCCGCCCATGGCGATTTTCTTCCCTCTCTTCACCATCCTGGAGGATCTCGGGTATCTGCCGCGGGTGGCCTTCAATCTTGACCGGGTATTTCAGTCAGTTGGTGCCCATGGCAAACAGGCGCTGACCCTGTCCATGGGTTTTGGATGCAATGCGGCCGGGGTTATCGCCGCCCGGGTGATCGACTCTCCCCGTGAGCGGTTGATCGCGATCATCACCAACAACTTCGCCCTCTGCAACGGCCGCTGGCCCACCCAGATCCTGATTGCCGCCGTCTTCGTGGGGGCCCTGGTGCCGCCGGCACTTTCGGGGATCGCGGCCACCGGAACGGTCTTCGGAGTGGCCATGCTTGGGATTCTGCTGACCTTCGGGACGTCCTGGTTGCTCTCCAGAACGATTCTCCGGGGACAGGCGTCGAGTTTCAGTCTGGAACTTCCCCCGTATCGGCCGCCGCGGATCCTGAACACACTCTACACCTCGTTGATCGACCGGACGATCTTCGTCCTCTGGCGTGCCATCGTCTTTGCCCTGCCGGCCGGCGCGGCCATCTGGTTGATCGGAAATATCACGATCGCCGACCAATCAGTGGCGGTCTGGATGATTGGAGGACTCGATCCGATCGGCCTGTTTCTCGGCCTGAATGGCGTGATTTTGGTGGCCTATATCGTGGCCATCCCGGCGAACGAGATAGTCATCCCCACCATCCTCATGCTGACGGTGCTGGTGACGGGACTGACCGGAGTGGGCGAGCAGGGCGCCGGCGTCATGTTCGAGACAGGCAACAGCGCTCTGCGCCAGTTGTTGGTCGCCGGTGGATGGACCACCTTGACCGCGATCTGCCTGCTGCTCTTCTCGCTTTGTCACAACCCCTGTTCGACGACCATCTATACCATCTACAGGGAAACGAAGAGCGTGAAATGGACGGCGGTGGCCACGATCCTTCCTGTGGTCTATGGCGTCATCATCTGCGCGGCGGTGGCCTGGAGCTGGCGCTGGTTGGGCTAG
- a CDS encoding substrate-binding domain-containing protein, with protein sequence MRRAEDSSGHPAGIPQRLSLVQQTLEILRRDIARGRWTNRLPGERLLCQTLRISRPTLRQALRILQAEGRIESVRGVGHRIVSAGPGTKRKGPADLIVRLLLPDFNNQTLAERDGWIDELKTLLFQSNARLHLHQGSHFLSKDPTRAVRHLVDQNPGNAWILCRCPPAVQSWFASRAVPCLVVGHSEDAIPLPRVFIDEAAAGVDAVNRLARLGHRRIGLIHRPTSDRSHPLVSGFNSAIADSEALSGRVVQVGGNYQDLCRSIGQIRQREPSMTAILIGDARTYATVSTFLIREGSAVPGDISLVSLRHEPFLDSLVPRPSSYAFEPARLGRLIHAAVLGLIDGSPLPAEGLTMGPTYRPGDSIGPRKG encoded by the coding sequence ATGCGCCGTGCTGAAGACTCTTCGGGCCATCCGGCGGGGATTCCGCAGCGTCTCTCGCTGGTCCAGCAGACCCTCGAGATCCTCCGCCGCGATATCGCCCGGGGGAGATGGACCAATCGATTGCCGGGCGAGCGGCTGCTCTGCCAGACCCTGAGGATCAGTCGGCCCACCCTGCGCCAGGCGCTCCGGATTCTGCAGGCTGAAGGCCGGATTGAGTCGGTCCGTGGTGTCGGGCACCGGATCGTGTCTGCGGGACCGGGCACGAAACGGAAGGGACCAGCCGACCTGATAGTCCGGCTTCTCCTGCCCGATTTCAACAATCAGACGCTGGCCGAGCGCGACGGATGGATCGACGAACTCAAAACCCTGCTTTTTCAGTCGAACGCACGGCTCCACCTCCATCAGGGTTCGCATTTTCTGAGTAAAGACCCGACCCGGGCAGTGAGACACCTGGTCGATCAGAACCCGGGAAACGCCTGGATTCTCTGTCGCTGTCCTCCGGCCGTCCAGAGCTGGTTCGCTTCCCGCGCAGTGCCCTGCCTGGTCGTCGGCCACTCTGAGGATGCCATCCCCTTGCCCCGAGTTTTCATCGACGAGGCCGCCGCAGGGGTCGACGCTGTCAACCGGCTGGCCCGACTCGGACACCGCCGGATCGGCCTGATCCATCGTCCAACCAGTGACCGTTCTCACCCCCTGGTCAGCGGATTCAATTCGGCCATTGCGGATTCCGAGGCGCTCTCCGGACGAGTCGTCCAGGTCGGAGGCAACTATCAGGACCTATGCCGGTCGATCGGACAAATCCGGCAGAGGGAACCGTCCATGACCGCGATTCTGATCGGCGATGCCAGGACCTACGCCACGGTTTCCACTTTTCTCATCCGGGAGGGATCCGCCGTCCCCGGGGACATTTCGCTTGTGTCACTCCGGCACGAGCCCTTTCTCGACTCCCTCGTTCCCCGGCCGTCGTCCTATGCCTTCGAACCCGCCCGCCTCGGCCGCCTCATCCATGCCGCCGTCCTCGGCCTGATCGATGGCTCCCCGCTCCCGGCGGAAGGCCTCACGATGGGCCCCACCTACCGGCCCGGCGATTCGATCGGGCCGCGAAAGGGGTGA